A segment of the Gossypium hirsutum isolate 1008001.06 chromosome D10, Gossypium_hirsutum_v2.1, whole genome shotgun sequence genome:
AGAACTGGATAAACTGGGTATTCCTTATAAATACCCAGTTTCAGTCACTGGTATTGTTGGCTTTGTTGGGACTGGTGAACCTCCTTTTGTTGCTATAAGGGCTGATATGGATGCCCTTCCTATTcaggtttgaaaaaaaaaattgccttAAGTTGACTCTGGCAAACAAAACAAAGCCTTTTGAAATCAACTATAATTTCTATTAAATGAGTTTGTTCAAATGCGTAGGAAACAGTCGATTGGGAGCACAAGAGTAAAAATCCTGGAAAGATGCATGCTTGTGGCCATGATGCTCATGTCTCAATGGTTCTTGGTGCTGCAAAAATACTAAAACAGCATCTTCAAGAGTTAAAGGTGCCCAAACTTTATGTTTGATCATTTGTTTTATGATTGAACTGTTGCTctctttttcatgattttgtatTAGTAAAGGTGCTAAATACCATTTCACTTTAagcaaattttttattattaattgttttttCAGAGCAATTTTGTTGATACTCTTGTTTGGTTTTTAGGCCTCTTGTCTTAATAACAATCTTAAATCATTGTTAATAGAGGGGTATTTTATCATTACAAAATTGCTAAATTCACCTTTCCATATTATATGAAGGTAATCATGGTGAATACATTCATTCATTAAATCTCACTCCATGCTGCACTCTCAGTACTTGGCTGCCCCTGTTTATAGTATGTTTGAACTGTAAGTAATCTGCTTAGTCGGAGAATCGTGAAGACATTAACAAGCATGATGAGTATAATCTTCTTTTTTTAATGTCCGAAACTCGGGCTTGTGAAAGTCTTCTGATCTAGCAGAAGAGAGATAGCAGAACATATAGCCTATTGCTCTGATGATGCCTATTCGTTTTCCTTGTTTCCCTTGTGGGATGCTTGATGCCGTTCGATTTTGTTTCTTAATCAGGGTACGGTTGTTCTTGTTTTCCAACCAGCTGAAGAAGGTGGCGGAGGGGCAAAAAAGATGCTAGATGCAGGTGTGTTAGACAATGTTGATGCAATCTTTGGTCTGCATGTTCTACATAGTGCACCAATCGGTACCGTGGCCTCCAAGCCGGGTCCTTTATTGGCTGGAAGTGGCTTATTCGATGCTGTAATAAGCGGAAAAGGAGGCCATGCAGCCATTCCTCAACATTCAATAGACCCGATTTTGGCAGCCTCTAACGTTGTAGTCAGCCTACAACATCTTGTTTCACGAGAAGCTGATCCATTGGATTCCCAGGTACATTTCTTCCATTATCTCTAAGCCTTTTATCCCTTGCTCCCTATGCATATTAAGAAATGATTTGGCTCATCTTTTTGCATACTATTTCCTTGTAGGTGGTCACAGTTGCGAAGTTTCAAGGAGGCGGCGCCTTTAATGTCATTCCAGATTCAGTTACAATTGGAGGGACTTTTCGGGCATTTTCGAAAGCGAGTTTAATACAACTTAAGAAGCGGATCGAGGAGGTAAGTAGACAAGTTCATATATTGCTAATGAAAGGTAGCGCTAGTGACATGTTTATCTGATTTAGTCAAGTTGACAGGTTATCAAAGGGCAAGCTGCTGTACAAAGGTGCAGTGCGACCGTGGATTTCTCCAATACCAAGAAGCCGATGCTCCTTTTCCCTCCGACTGTAAACGATAAGGACTTGCACGAGCATTTCCTGAAAGTTGCTGGGGATATGCTTGGAAATGACAAAGTTAAAGACATGAAACCAGTGATGGGGTCTGAGGATTTTGCATTTTACCAAGAGGCGTTTCCTGGGTATTTCTTCTTCATTGGGATGCAAGATGAAAACCGCCCGAAGCTCAGCTCAGTCCACACCCCAAACTTCACTATCAATGAAGATATTCTTCCTTACGGTGCTGCACTTCATGCATCATTGGCTACTACTTATCTCCTTGAAGCAGAGTCGAAACTTCGTCCTACAGGGGGCAATTTACATGATGAACTGTGAAGATTCTTTGAATAAGAACACGATCAGATTTATTGGTAGAAATTATTAAATTCCATAGAAGTTAGTAGGGCAAGTTATGTAAGAGAAAtcgaaattaaaataaagatatttGGTAACTTTTTATAATGTCTGTAAAACTACAAagatttttccttttttgggTTAGAGCGATAAAGATTTCCAGCTCTATTGTACAGTTTCTACGACTTCAACTATATTAAGCATCTGttcttttaagaaaaacaaatataCTTTGTTGTTGAtggtaaataaaaacatccaaagatgttagaaataagaaataagaaaactTCTTTCTTTACCAGAAAGtgattgtatgaaattgtgattttattcagaacaattttttaaggggccaaataaaattttaattttttatatagtctatatctttataatttttgaaggattaaattaaatttttataattttaagagtttaaagtataattttatctttattaatttaaaattttaaaaaaattaaagggcctaaatgataatttttcattttaggaggggccaggcccatgccagccccctaaAATCTCTTTTGATTCCATATTATTCATATCTTTTTCCAATAAGAAAATGACAAATCAAAGAAATAAGGATTGACgtgaaatcacagtttcatataatccttactatttttttagtttttatttttttctatgaaAAAATTCTTACActtgaaattaaaattcattttttctaTTGATAGGTttgttaattattaataattttattagaaaacattattacttttatttattcttacaaaattattacttttaattttatattagtttaaaaatatgattttaaagtgaaaaataaaataaaatttaggaaGTAAATTGCAATAAATTATTACACTTGTTATCGATGATGAATAAAAAGGTGCACGTTTTGGGAGGTTCGAGCACCAAAAATAACTTCAAagatcaaataaatattttatatttttttaataggtGTTATAGTATTAACAATTACTAGTGTGAAATGAGAAAAaagttttcataattttttcatatatttttaatttaattttataatttttatgctttttttataattttttgtaaattttattaaattttattattttgcaaattttctatattttttttgtcatttttaattaatttatttacactTTTCTATATATCTTATTGttgtactttttaattttttttacaaaatttatatatttttatgattttaataattttaaacataaaatatctttTGTCGTGTGGCACAATCTTAGTATGCCACATTacgaaaataacctaaaaataacTACCGTTATCTTTAATGGTTAACAACTAACTTTAACGGCTAAAAagtttaattgattaaaattttaacatttgataattaaattgagtgtaaaaatatatataaatttaatttattcccttcttttaaaaaaaaagttaggggctttaaaaactctttaaattaattaagattacTTTTGTTACCATcacataataattaataatatattgaataacttgaaataagttataaattgtattatatagattgataattttctattttcttttaaatttttgtgtgTCATGTTTTATTAAGTGTATAAATATTATGTTTTTGGGCTCATGTTTAGCTTTATTGCAATAcagtcttaatattttttttttgaaacatggGCATAGTTGGGGGCTGGCGAGAGCCTCGGCTcttctaaaatgaaaaaattttcatttagactttttaaaattttaaatttagaaaagtaaaattacactttaatcttttaaaaaaaataaaattttaattcaatcctttaaaaattataaaaatataatcaaaattatatttttactattataaaaatccctaaaaggaTTTTCTAACTTTGTCCTCGAAATAGTTGTTCCAGTAG
Coding sequences within it:
- the LOC107916342 gene encoding IAA-amino acid hydrolase ILR1-like 4 yields the protein MKTSMIFSKLVSFVLILQLLNPIVVLSSSSSLSSSNGLTEIPKKFLDFAKRKEVVDWMVGIRRKIHENPELGYEEFETSKLIRLELDKLGIPYKYPVSVTGIVGFVGTGEPPFVAIRADMDALPIQETVDWEHKSKNPGKMHACGHDAHVSMVLGAAKILKQHLQELKGTVVLVFQPAEEGGGGAKKMLDAGVLDNVDAIFGLHVLHSAPIGTVASKPGPLLAGSGLFDAVISGKGGHAAIPQHSIDPILAASNVVVSLQHLVSREADPLDSQVVTVAKFQGGGAFNVIPDSVTIGGTFRAFSKASLIQLKKRIEEVIKGQAAVQRCSATVDFSNTKKPMLLFPPTVNDKDLHEHFLKVAGDMLGNDKVKDMKPVMGSEDFAFYQEAFPGYFFFIGMQDENRPKLSSVHTPNFTINEDILPYGAALHASLATTYLLEAESKLRPTGGNLHDEL